The following DNA comes from Candidatus Methylacidiphilum fumarolicum.
TCAGAATTATAGAAAACTTCTTTTAGATGGCCCAGATGAATCCTTAGATCCAAGGGGCGAACCGAAAAGAGAATATAAAGCTCTGTGGGAGCTATTCCTTTCACGGGTGGGAAAGGATAGATTACTTAGTGCACAGAATGCAGCAAATGAGAGGTTACGGCAGCTTGGTGTTCACTTTGTACTAAAAATTGCCAAAGAGAAAACCGAAGAAAGAATTTTCCCTTTTGATATTCTTCCGAGACTTATCCTCAAAAAAGAATGGGACAAGATCCAAAGAGGGCTTATTCAAAGAACAATAGCTTTGAATCTATTTATAGAAGATGTCTATGGAAAGCAACGGATTCTAAAAGAAAAGGTTCTTGACCAAGCGTTGGTCTTAAGCTCCTTAGGGTATCTTCCTCAGATGATCGGAGTGAAAGTGCCAAGGGGCATCTACGCAGCGATTTGTGGCTGTGATCTGCTCCAAGACGAAAATGGAAATTTTGTTGTACTCGAAGATAATCTTAGAATCCCAAGTGGAGCTGCCTATATGCTCTGTTGCAGAAAAGTTTTAAAAGAAAGCTGTCCTTTTTTATTTGATCTCAAAAAACCGTTGCCTATACAATCCTATCCCACAGTTCTTTTAAAAACCCTTCTCGATCTTCATCCTTCTGAGGTTTCTCAAGAACCAGTTGTGGCGGTTTTGACTCCAGGTCCTTATAATTCTGCCTATTTTGAACATGCATTTCTTGCAAATCAGATGGGAATTCCACTTGTCGAGCCCAAAGATCTTGTTGTTGAAAATGCAACTCTTTATTTACACTCTAAGACCCATAAAAAAAGGATATCGATTCTTTATAGACGCATCGAAGAAAGCTTCATCGACCCTGTCGCCTTTCGGCCGGATTCATTAATTGGAGTAAAAGGACTTTTTGGCTCTTTTATAAAGGGAGGACTTAGTTTGGTCAATGCCCCCGGTTGTGGCATTGGAGATGATAAAGCCATCTACCCGTATGTTCCAAAGATGATCCGTTATTATCTAAATGAAGAACCCATCCTTAGGAACATTGAAACCTATTCATGTGTGGATTCCAAGCAACAGGCTTTTGTAGTGGACAACCTCGAAAGGTTGGTTGTTAAGGAAGTCAATCAATCTGGAGGATTTGGTATGCTCATTGGACCGGCAAGTTCTTCTAAAACGCGAGAAGAATTTAAAAAAAGAATTCTAGCCCATCCTCGAAATTATATTGCCCAGCCACTGATCCATTTCTCGAAACTACCTTGTATGAGCGGTTCGGGAATTGAACCGCGAAGGGTTGATTTGCGTCCCTTTGTCTTGATGGGTAAAGAACTAAGGGTTGTCCCTGGAGGGTTAACACGAGTATCAATAAGCTGGGATTCTTTTATAGTCAATTCTTCTCAAGGAGGGGGAAGTAAAGATACATGGATCATTGAAGATGAGGGATGGTAAAGCTTATGATTGATCATCGCGTAGAAAATATTTATTGGATGGCCAGATACATGGAAAGAGCCTTATTCAGTTTGAATATTGGTAAAAGCTATCTGGGATATGGTTTGGAAGCAAGTCAGGAAAAATGGAACTATTGTTGGCAAAGAATCAAAAAAGGAATGCGGATTTTTAGTACTCCTGAACCTACCAATAGCTCCTTACCCGTGTCCCTATTTTTTCTTTTGTTTGATAGCGAGAATCCCTTATCAGCAATGTCTTCCCTGTTTTCAGCCAGAGAAAACTCGAAAATTTTGAGGGATATTCTTCCTGTTGCGCTTTGGGAGCAACTAAACGAGGCCTATTTTCTTCTTTCTTCGACAACAGTCACTTCGAGCCTGCAACCTTCTCATTATCCATTGATTACATCGACTATTGAAAAAATGCTCTTGTTTGGTCAGCTGGAATATTACCTTTTTGAAGAGGATGAACTCTGGGCATGGTTAAGAGCCGGTGAATACATTGAAAAAATTGGAAATTTTGCAGCCTTGCTTTTTGCCTACGATCCGACGGAAAACAAGGACAACCCTTCTTTTGAGGAGTGGGAAGCGTTTCTAAATTCGCTCTTTCTTTTAGACCTGTTTAGGAAAAAAGTGGGACTGGCTTCGTTAAGCTTCGATAAGATCACTTCTTTTATATTACTTGCAAACAAGTATCCCTATTCGATTCTATCGCAATTGGAAAAACTTATGGGCTGTTTAGGAATAATCTCCCAAGAGTGGATAGTAGATATGGCCCAATCAACAACCAAAGAACTTTTGGGCAAAATTGTTGATTCTTATCGGAAAGAAGTTTCATCAGAAAATAGAAAAAAATTATTTCTAGAAATTCAAATCGCATGTAATTCGATCCATCAGCACCTTTTGTCAGCTATTGGGTAAGAACGTTGCACATTTTTTTCTTTTTAAATTTTTCAGCACAACTGGTTAACAATAACAAAAATTTCAAACGGTGATCATGTGGAACAATATTTTGAAGAACGCAGCCTTCCTTGATGAGGAGAACTTAGAAAAATCCCAACAATCTCTCTCTCTTTATTTTAAACTAAACGGGATCTGTCCTTCTCCATATGAAGAGAACCTAGATTATTGTATTGATCCATGGCCTATGGTTCTATCTGTAGATGATTGGATGGAGATTAGAGTAGGAGTGGAACAGAGAATGCTGGCTTGGCGAAGGTTTTTAAAAGACCTCTACTTTGAAAAATCGATTTTTAAAGATAAAGTCATTCCCTTTGAACCTTTTCTTTCTTCCGAACAATATAGGCGTGAATGCGTGGGTTTAGAACCTCCTGGTGGAGAATATCTCTACATTTATTCTTGTGAAGTAGCAAAAGAAGAAAATGGGAAATGGGTTGTATTGAGAGACGAATTAGAACAGCCGCGCAACCTCATGCTTTCAGAAGAAATTAGGAAAGGACTCAAAGAGGCTTTGCCGCAGCTATATGAGGGTTTGGAAATTATGCCTATCACTGGTTTTCCTGAGAGGATGCTAGAAGCGTCTACCCAAAATCTGTCTGATAATAGAAATTGTCAGATAGCTATTGTGGCAGCTACGGCTGAGGATTGGGAAGCAGCGATATTAGCAAGAAGGATGGGCATTCCGATGTTTTTACCCTCTGATCTTGTTGTTTTGCAAGGAAAGCTTTATGCGAAAACATTAAGTGGACTTGAACCGATTAACATTCTTTTTCGAAGACTCCCTGATGGTTTACTTGATCCAATTGCAACCCGTTGTGAAGCGCAAGAAGGGATAGCTGGGCTTTTCTGGTGTCTGCGTAAGGCAACTCTTAGACTCATCAATGCAGCTGGGTGCGGGATTACTACTGATCCACTCCTTCAATCTTACGCCTCGAAAATGATCCGATATTATTTGGGAGAAAAACCGCTGCTCAATTCTTTGCCTACTTATCCGGCTTATGATCCTGATGTCTTTTCTCTTTTTCTGGAAAGCTTGCAAGATTATTTCCTAAAAGACCGGAATGGACATAGTGTAGCTTTAGAAAGGCTACTTGGAAAGAATGATAAGACAATTTCTCGAGTTGATTGTAGATCCTTGGTCATTCAAAAAAAGCCTCAGTTGAAGAAATTCCCTTCTTTTTATCGTACTACCCTTTCGCATAAACCGGCCGCTTTAGTCCTTTTTGGTGTTATTAAAAATGGGAAGCCTGAGCTGCTGCCAAATCTTTTTGGAAAAGTTGTTGCAGATGTTACATTTCAGGACAAAAATCAGTTACCTTTCTATAAGGACATCTGGCTTTTGCAGGAAAATTCTTGGACTTTCCCAAATGTAAATGCATGTGTCAATGTTTCTGTGAGAAGTCGCATTGCTCCTTTAAGCCGGGTAGCTGAATCGATGTATTGGATGGGACGATATCTAACTAGAAGCATGCAACTTAATCACATGCTACTGACAGTTCGATTCTTTGAAGACGAGGCAATGAAAGGAGAATGTGAGGATGCTTATCAAAATCTTTTATCAGAAGTCCTCGGCTATTTTGTAATTCGTTCTAATTCTTTTCATTCAACAGGAACTAAAGATTTTTTGACGCTTTTTTCATCTTTCTTCACTGGAACAGATTCGTACGATTCAGTGGTCAGCTGTATATCGAAATGTTATGATAATGGAAGAAAAATTCGTGACTCCCTTCCTCCTGAAGTTTGGCTTGCCCTTAGCTCACTCTTTTTTAGCCTTCAAACCCTACCTCATGTAAGATCATCCATTAATTATGATCAAAGCTTAAATGAATTTTCTATAGGATCAGACAGACTTTTTGCTATCATTAATGAACATCTTCTTCGCAACGAGCTTTGGAATTTTTTTCAGATTGGAACATTTTACGAAAAAGGGAAGTTTAGTCTTCATTTAATCAAACTTTGTACAAAGATCACAGAAGAAAAGGAGGCTTTTTCCCGAGGATTTTTCCTTCAGATTGCCTTGGAATGGATACTAAAGCTTACATCGGCCTTGTATGCTTACAGAAGTCTTTATCATTATCCCTTTTCTCCAAAGAATCTCATCGAGCTTCTTCTCTTTGATAGGCAATTCCCTCGTTCAATCTACTTTTGCTTGAGACAGATCGAAGCGATGCTTCAATTTACTGAAAGGATTCAAAATATGTCACAAAAACCCCTTTCATTTGTTCGGTATATGGAGGCAAAATTGAAACGATGGATGGATGAAATTGGTTCAAATCAAGAGAAAGACAAAGAAAACATTATCCAATTTAAACAGGGGATTAGAGAGATAGAAAAGGAATTTTATGAATTTCATTCTCTCCTTTCTGATGAGTATTTGACCCATCAATCGACCTATGAACATGTGGCCGGGGATAAAGGAAAATATGTCACTGCTTAATCATTCCCAATGAAATTTTCTATATCCCATACGACCGAATACGTGTACACGGCAGCTGCACTGGAATCATTTTCTGAGCTAAGGTGCCATCCACAAAATTCCATTCGACAAACGGTTTTAAGCCACGAAATGATACTTTCGCCTACTGTGCCTGTTTATTTTTATACCGATTATTTTGGTAATAAGACCTCATTTTTTAGTATTCCTTTTAAACATAACCGATTAATCGTTGAGACCAAAAGCATCGTTCTAACGCATCCGTATCCAGATCCCCTTGGAGATGTTAACCTTAGCGTTAGTGAAGCATTGATTGTTTATGGATTTCAAAGGTTTGAACTGTTTGATTTTCTGCTTCCATCAAAATATATTTCTCTACTTTCGGAAACAAAAGAACTCAGCTCAAAGATCTTTCAAAGAGAGAAGCCATTGATTGAGGCATTGCTTGAACTGAACCAATTCATACATCAATTTCTTTCTTATGCACCTGGGACAACTGATATTTCTACCTCCGTATCCGAACTGTTGATACTGAGAAAAGGAGTTTGTCAGGACTATACTCATCTGATGATTGCTGTCCTTCGCGCTACGGGCATTCCAGCTCGATATGTAAGTGGATATATAGAGCCAATCAAAGAAGAATCTTCTGTAAAACAGCCAATTGGTGTGGCAACGCATGCTTGGGTCGAAGTCTATCTACCTAATAAGAAATGGGTTGGATTCGATCCCACAAACAATACGGTTGAAGGAGAATATCATATTCAAATAGCTGTTGGTAGAGACTATGATGATGTGGCTCCCCTACGTGGGATCTTCAAAGGTTATCATGGGCAGGAGTTGAATGTTGCCGTTCAAGTGGAAAGGGTTTGAGTGTATTCTGAAACAATCGTTGCAGCTGGATTAGTTGTATTCTTTTTGACAAGAAAAAAATGTAAAAATTAGCTGCAAAACTCTTTAATTATTAGAAAATTCCTTGCATTGTAGTTCAGGCGATGAATTTTTTTTTCTTCTTAATTTTATGGATTCTTTTTAGTCGGTTTGATTTGTCTGTTGCTGCTTCTCCAGCTTCTGATCCTGCCCAACCTGCGGATGTCTTCCCTAATGCCTCTTTAGAACCAGAAGATCTGATCGAATTTCCAAAGTTATCAAAACCTATTCAACTTCTCATTACAAAAGCTTTGGCCTTGACCCACCAAAACTTGACCTACCTTTATGGATCAGCCGATCCGAAGGAAGGAGGAATGGATTGTTCAGGATTTATTTATTATCTTCTTACCCAGATCGGATTAAAGAACGTTCCGCGAAGTGCTTCTCAAATCTATTCTTGGGTAAGAAAAGAAGGATTATTCAGGGCGGTCTTGAGTAATAACCAAGAAAGTTTTGAATTATCTGAGCTAAAGCCTGGAGATCTTCTTTTCTGGATAGGAACTTATCCGACAGCCAATGATCCACCCATTACTCATGTCATGATTTATCTTGGCCATGAAAAACAAACGGGAGAACGGGTAATGGTTGGTTCAAGTGATGGACGAACCTATCATGGGAAAAGAAGATGGGGAGTGAGTGTTTTTGATCTTTTTATGAAATTTGCAAATCCTAATTATCATCTAAATAGTTCCACAAAGTTTATCGGATACGGAAAAATTCCTGGGATAGAAAAATTGGAAGAAAACTAGCTTTAAAAAGGGGGGGATGAAAGTCGTTTATATAAGCTATAAAAAACTCTAGAAAAGAAAAAAAATATCTCATGGAAGTATCATAAAACACAATGTTGAACTATAATAATAAAAAATTACGTATAGCTCCTATCATTTTTGCGGTTATGTGATTCCATAAGTATCTTTTAAATCCCAAAGCTAACTTATAGGGAAGAGAAGAATGTTTAAAAAAAAGAAAGGATGATGAAGAGAATTAGAGAATCGTGAAAGCAAATCAAGAACTACCCTAAAAATCATAACATAACATTTCTGTAGAAAAAAAGATCGTTTCACATTTTCGGTTGCAAAGTCATGGAGTATTATTAATCAATATCATGCCAAGCAAGATGCATGCCATGGCATTCCATCATGTCCATAAGCTGTATTCTAATCCACGATAAATGTAAGTAGATGCTAGTGATATTTCTTTGTAAAGATGATTAAAACATACTTCTTCCTTGAGTATAATTATTCTTGCAAAATTGCATACATATCTTTTTTTGTTTTCTGCTGCTTTCAATCGGGCACATGCTATTCCATATAGTACGCGTATATCTGCCTAAAGGCGAGTCCTTTCTAGGGGTATTATATGCCTATTGTTTTCATCAACTATACTCGGATAATGATAGAACATAGCAACCACGCTATTCAAAAGAAGTAAAATATATGTCAAGCTCTTTCTTTTCAAGAAGATAGATCTTTTTTTAATTCTGTTTTAAATCTGTTTCTTGACCATACCACTGGATTATTAATGAGAAACAAAAATAAAAAAGAAAAAACATAAAAAATAACCAAGCAATCTCAGCGATCTTGTGAATAGAAAAGAAGAGCTAAATAAAAAAATGATAAAAAATATTATAATAACTATTTTAAAGACAGGAGATATAATACATGGAATACAGATGGTGGGAAAATATGTTATAAATATTAGATGCTCTTTCGTTCTTGCCTATTGGTAAACAATATATAGAAAGTATTATAAAGATAGCCTTACAGATTTAGTAAATTTGTATGAATAGCCCTTGCAACAGCTTGGCAACGGTTAGTAACGTCAAGTTTTATAAATATATTTTTTAAATGATATTTTACCGTTGATTCACTTATATTTAAGATACAAGAAATTTCCCAATTTGTCTTCCCTTCTTTAACCCATTTTATTATCTCTTTTTCTCGATGGGTTAAAGTGTCTGAATAGTTGCTTTCTAATTTTTGGATATTTTTTGGTAAAAAACATTTTAGAACAGACAAATGGAGATGATGCATAAGGACACCTAAGACTATTTCATGGCGACGATGCCTTTCAATATCTTTATCACAAAAAGAGAATAGAGTAGCTATGCTACTTGTCTGTTCAAAAACTCCATAACTCAATCCTGTTAGAAGCCCTATATCTGAAGCGTCTTTGATGTATTCTTTTCTTAACTTATCGTGATTGTTTTTAAAAATGACAGTTCTCCTGACAATTCTTCCCTCGTTATTAAGTGCTGTTCTGATCACAGGATCCACTTTCTGATATTGTAACTTTAGATAAAAGGCAATGAGATCGTTTGGAAAACTATGATTAAATATTTTAATGATTTTATCTATTTTGATATTAGCGTTGATTTTTGTTATACCGCAAGCAATCAATCTAGAAGGTAGAATGTTCTGAACTTTCCCAAAAAGATTCCTTAGCTCCTTTTCCTTTTTTAGGTGTATGGAAAAATTAATAAGTTCTAAAGCATCCAAAAGATCTTTTTTGCTAAGAGAAGAAGTTTTTCCCATTATTCGAAAGATAAATATAATAATAGGATTAAGAATAATTAAGTTATTTTTCCTAATCAAGTGGGTAGTTGCCTAAAAAAATACATTTTTTAGTGTTAACCTCATGAAAAATAATGATCAATTTGTGGCTATAGATTTAATTAATTTATTTAATAAACTTATAGATTATAATGAAGACGAAAAGATATGGGCAGCAATAGAGTCATTGGCAAAAAAGATAGACCAGATTGAATGGAGGATAGCTCAAATTGAAAAGAAAATCGGCATTTCAAAAATAAATTCTAATGGATAAAAAAGAGAGGAACTATTATAAAATATCCCGGATTATCCATCCTTTACCTCGAATGGTGGTAATGAAATTCTTTAAAGTATTTTTTTCAAGTTTTTTTCTTAAACCACATATATGTACCTGAATCACATTTCTGATAGAGCTAATCTTAGAGGGATTGCCCCATATTTGTTCAGAAATTTCTTCGGTAGATACAATGTTATTTCTTTTTGATAATAATAGGGCCAGCAAAGAAAATTCTTTTGGAGTTAGTTTTATTTCTCTAGTTCCTTTCCAGACTTTAGAATTTTTTAAATCAACGGTGAGATTTCCAGTTTTCAAGATATGTTTTTCTGGTTTTTTCTTTTGAAGAAGAATCTGGAGATGCTCGGCAAGCTCTTCAGGGCTAAAATCTTTTGGAATGAAAACTTCAATGCCTTTTCTTAAAGCAATGATTCTTTTTTGCGCATTTAAATCAATATCAATTAATAGAATGGGTAGCAGAATGCCTTCACTCCTTAATTTCTCAACAATCTCTAGATAAGGAAAGTTGCTAGGGGTCTTTGGATCAATAATGGCAGCATCATAAGTTTTAA
Coding sequences within:
- a CDS encoding helix-turn-helix transcriptional regulator, which codes for MGKTSSLSKKDLLDALELINFSIHLKKEKELRNLFGKVQNILPSRLIACGITKINANIKIDKIIKIFNHSFPNDLIAFYLKLQYQKVDPVIRTALNNEGRIVRRTVIFKNNHDKLRKEYIKDASDIGLLTGLSYGVFEQTSSIATLFSFCDKDIERHRRHEIVLGVLMHHLHLSVLKCFLPKNIQKLESNYSDTLTHREKEIIKWVKEGKTNWEISCILNISESTVKYHLKNIFIKLDVTNRCQAVARAIHTNLLNL
- a CDS encoding transglutaminase family protein yields the protein MKFSISHTTEYVYTAAALESFSELRCHPQNSIRQTVLSHEMILSPTVPVYFYTDYFGNKTSFFSIPFKHNRLIVETKSIVLTHPYPDPLGDVNLSVSEALIVYGFQRFELFDFLLPSKYISLLSETKELSSKIFQREKPLIEALLELNQFIHQFLSYAPGTTDISTSVSELLILRKGVCQDYTHLMIAVLRATGIPARYVSGYIEPIKEESSVKQPIGVATHAWVEVYLPNKKWVGFDPTNNTVEGEYHIQIAVGRDYDDVAPLRGIFKGYHGQELNVAVQVERV
- a CDS encoding winged helix-turn-helix transcriptional regulator; the protein is MIFILATSNETYIRSVEEASRLLNSQLIAVNHLSEFFIQLIFKTYDAAIIDPKTPSNFPYLEIVEKLRSEGILLPILLIDIDLNAQKRIIALRKGIEVFIPKDFSPEELAEHLQILLQKKKPEKHILKTGNLTVDLKNSKVWKGTREIKLTPKEFSLLALLLSKRNNIVSTEEISEQIWGNPSKISSIRNVIQVHICGLRKKLEKNTLKNFITTIRGKGWIIRDIL
- a CDS encoding alpha-E domain-containing protein; translated protein: MIDHRVENIYWMARYMERALFSLNIGKSYLGYGLEASQEKWNYCWQRIKKGMRIFSTPEPTNSSLPVSLFFLLFDSENPLSAMSSLFSARENSKILRDILPVALWEQLNEAYFLLSSTTVTSSLQPSHYPLITSTIEKMLLFGQLEYYLFEEDELWAWLRAGEYIEKIGNFAALLFAYDPTENKDNPSFEEWEAFLNSLFLLDLFRKKVGLASLSFDKITSFILLANKYPYSILSQLEKLMGCLGIISQEWIVDMAQSTTKELLGKIVDSYRKEVSSENRKKLFLEIQIACNSIHQHLLSAIG
- a CDS encoding C40 family peptidase, with translation MNFFFFLILWILFSRFDLSVAASPASDPAQPADVFPNASLEPEDLIEFPKLSKPIQLLITKALALTHQNLTYLYGSADPKEGGMDCSGFIYYLLTQIGLKNVPRSASQIYSWVRKEGLFRAVLSNNQESFELSELKPGDLLFWIGTYPTANDPPITHVMIYLGHEKQTGERVMVGSSDGRTYHGKRRWGVSVFDLFMKFANPNYHLNSSTKFIGYGKIPGIEKLEEN
- a CDS encoding circularly permuted type 2 ATP-grasp protein, producing the protein MWNNILKNAAFLDEENLEKSQQSLSLYFKLNGICPSPYEENLDYCIDPWPMVLSVDDWMEIRVGVEQRMLAWRRFLKDLYFEKSIFKDKVIPFEPFLSSEQYRRECVGLEPPGGEYLYIYSCEVAKEENGKWVVLRDELEQPRNLMLSEEIRKGLKEALPQLYEGLEIMPITGFPERMLEASTQNLSDNRNCQIAIVAATAEDWEAAILARRMGIPMFLPSDLVVLQGKLYAKTLSGLEPINILFRRLPDGLLDPIATRCEAQEGIAGLFWCLRKATLRLINAAGCGITTDPLLQSYASKMIRYYLGEKPLLNSLPTYPAYDPDVFSLFLESLQDYFLKDRNGHSVALERLLGKNDKTISRVDCRSLVIQKKPQLKKFPSFYRTTLSHKPAALVLFGVIKNGKPELLPNLFGKVVADVTFQDKNQLPFYKDIWLLQENSWTFPNVNACVNVSVRSRIAPLSRVAESMYWMGRYLTRSMQLNHMLLTVRFFEDEAMKGECEDAYQNLLSEVLGYFVIRSNSFHSTGTKDFLTLFSSFFTGTDSYDSVVSCISKCYDNGRKIRDSLPPEVWLALSSLFFSLQTLPHVRSSINYDQSLNEFSIGSDRLFAIINEHLLRNELWNFFQIGTFYEKGKFSLHLIKLCTKITEEKEAFSRGFFLQIALEWILKLTSALYAYRSLYHYPFSPKNLIELLLFDRQFPRSIYFCLRQIEAMLQFTERIQNMSQKPLSFVRYMEAKLKRWMDEIGSNQEKDKENIIQFKQGIREIEKEFYEFHSLLSDEYLTHQSTYEHVAGDKGKYVTA
- a CDS encoding circularly permuted type 2 ATP-grasp protein, whose translation is MGAPIPQISQANGEKEKRLEFVSQNYRKLLLDGPDESLDPRGEPKREYKALWELFLSRVGKDRLLSAQNAANERLRQLGVHFVLKIAKEKTEERIFPFDILPRLILKKEWDKIQRGLIQRTIALNLFIEDVYGKQRILKEKVLDQALVLSSLGYLPQMIGVKVPRGIYAAICGCDLLQDENGNFVVLEDNLRIPSGAAYMLCCRKVLKESCPFLFDLKKPLPIQSYPTVLLKTLLDLHPSEVSQEPVVAVLTPGPYNSAYFEHAFLANQMGIPLVEPKDLVVENATLYLHSKTHKKRISILYRRIEESFIDPVAFRPDSLIGVKGLFGSFIKGGLSLVNAPGCGIGDDKAIYPYVPKMIRYYLNEEPILRNIETYSCVDSKQQAFVVDNLERLVVKEVNQSGGFGMLIGPASSSKTREEFKKRILAHPRNYIAQPLIHFSKLPCMSGSGIEPRRVDLRPFVLMGKELRVVPGGLTRVSISWDSFIVNSSQGGGSKDTWIIEDEGW